One region of Natronorubrum aibiense genomic DNA includes:
- a CDS encoding transcription initiation factor IIB: MTNTTSNTRVRRTGSKTNEETTETEQNDLVCPECTGNLVVDDEHGETVCEDCGLVVEEDSVDRGPEWRAFDAAEKNEKSRVGAPTTNTMHDKGLSTNIDWRNKDAYGNSLGSRQREKMQRLRKWNERFRTRDSKERNLKQALGEIDRMASALGLPTNVRETASVIYRRALDEDLLPGRSIEGVSTACVYAAARQAGVPRSLDEIADVSRVEKNEIARTYRYVVRELGLEVQPADPESYVPRFASGLDLSDEAEHRARGLLQNAKEKGVHSGKSPVGLAAAAVYAAALLTNEKTTQAAVSDVADISEVTIRNRYHELLEAEETLGLA, translated from the coding sequence ATGACCAACACCACATCGAACACCAGAGTACGGCGTACCGGATCAAAAACGAACGAGGAAACGACCGAGACCGAACAGAACGACCTGGTTTGCCCCGAGTGTACGGGCAACCTCGTCGTCGACGACGAACACGGCGAGACGGTCTGTGAAGACTGTGGCCTCGTCGTCGAGGAGGATTCCGTCGACCGCGGCCCCGAGTGGCGTGCGTTCGACGCTGCCGAGAAAAACGAGAAGTCCCGCGTGGGCGCGCCCACGACGAACACGATGCACGACAAGGGGCTCTCGACGAACATCGACTGGCGGAACAAAGACGCCTACGGCAACTCCCTTGGCTCCCGCCAGCGCGAGAAGATGCAACGCCTTCGGAAGTGGAACGAGCGATTCCGCACGCGTGACTCCAAAGAGCGGAACCTGAAACAGGCTCTCGGTGAGATCGACCGGATGGCTTCTGCGCTTGGCCTGCCGACGAACGTCCGCGAAACCGCTTCCGTCATCTACCGACGCGCACTCGACGAGGACCTGCTGCCCGGCCGCTCCATCGAAGGTGTCTCCACGGCCTGTGTCTACGCCGCCGCCCGACAGGCAGGCGTTCCCCGCAGTCTCGACGAGATCGCCGACGTCTCCCGCGTCGAGAAAAACGAGATCGCCCGCACCTACCGCTACGTCGTTCGGGAACTCGGCCTCGAGGTCCAGCCGGCCGACCCCGAAAGCTACGTGCCACGGTTTGCCTCCGGACTCGATCTCTCCGACGAGGCCGAGCACCGCGCACGTGGGCTGCTCCAGAACGCCAAGGAGAAGGGCGTCCACAGCGGTAAATCGCCGGTCGGCCTCGCTGCCGCCGCCGTTTACGCCGCCGCACTGCTGACGAACGAAAAGACCACGCAGGCTGCCGTCAGCGACGTCGCCGACATCTCCGAAGTGACGATTCGAAACCGGTATCACGAACTCCTCGAAGCCGAGGAGACGCTCGGACTGGCCTGA
- a CDS encoding HAD family hydrolase yields the protein MTAYEAIYFDLDRTLCEPTQDATTLLESAFDRADVDPFCTPAELRAVVPSLPTAQTDREFYRNLFAEAASRADVDPAVSSSLAERYLEVQDPTAVRFRPGAKAALEHAREFGPVGLITNGGRPTQTKKLDALDIADAFDVRIFTDPSAGIEPKPSTVPFERALSELDVAADAAVHVGDSLHADVAGANAVGIDSAWVDTGHDTLDGTPHQPTYELTSLEAFETIV from the coding sequence ATGACTGCGTACGAGGCAATTTATTTCGATCTCGACCGAACGCTCTGTGAGCCCACACAGGACGCCACGACGCTGCTCGAGTCGGCGTTCGACCGGGCCGACGTCGACCCGTTCTGTACGCCGGCGGAGCTGCGAGCGGTCGTGCCGTCGCTGCCGACGGCTCAGACGGATCGGGAGTTCTATCGAAACCTGTTCGCCGAAGCCGCCAGCCGCGCCGACGTCGACCCCGCCGTCTCTTCGTCGCTTGCAGAGCGGTATCTCGAGGTCCAAGACCCCACCGCCGTCCGATTCCGTCCCGGCGCGAAGGCTGCCCTCGAGCACGCTCGTGAGTTCGGGCCGGTCGGCCTGATTACGAACGGTGGCCGACCGACACAGACGAAGAAACTCGACGCACTCGACATCGCGGATGCTTTCGACGTCCGCATCTTCACCGACCCGAGCGCCGGTATCGAACCGAAGCCGAGTACGGTCCCGTTCGAGCGGGCGCTTTCGGAACTCGACGTCGCCGCCGACGCGGCGGTCCACGTCGGCGATTCGCTGCACGCGGACGTCGCGGGCGCGAACGCCGTCGGGATCGATTCGGCGTGGGTCGACACCGGACACGACACCCTCGATGGCACGCCCCACCAACCGACGTACGAACTCACGTCGCTCGAGGCGTTCGAGACGATCGTGTAA
- a CDS encoding 3-dehydroquinate synthase II, which produces MTRSVWVKADDAVGDWDDRRARITAALEAGADWVLVDEADVARVRELGDINVAAFRTDGDVTLVDDVDADDDDVEEAEPTERPDAVIVGKDGEGDATIDLPEDLSGSADLSTLRRDGDLERGAYVRILAKEYEHFAETAAEEADYTIVIGDDWTIIPLENLIARIGEETDLVAGVTSAEEAKTAFETLEIGSDSVLLDSDDPDEIRKTVEVRDEAERESLDLEYAEVLDVEQIGSADRVCVDTGNLLEHDEGMLVGSMARGLVFVHAETADSPYVASRPFRVNAGAVHAYVRTPDGGTKYLSELQSGDEVQIVDLNGNTREAIVGRVKIEKRPMFRVALETADGDRVETLLQNAETIKVATPDGRKAVTALEAGDEIKLYYEDTARHFGEAVEESIIEK; this is translated from the coding sequence ATGACGCGATCTGTCTGGGTAAAAGCCGACGACGCCGTCGGTGACTGGGACGACCGCCGCGCGCGGATCACCGCCGCGCTCGAGGCGGGTGCAGACTGGGTACTGGTCGACGAAGCAGACGTTGCCCGCGTGCGCGAACTCGGCGACATCAACGTCGCGGCGTTTCGCACCGACGGCGACGTGACGCTGGTCGACGACGTCGACGCGGACGATGACGACGTCGAAGAGGCAGAACCGACCGAGCGACCCGACGCTGTCATCGTCGGCAAAGACGGCGAGGGTGATGCGACGATCGACCTCCCCGAGGATCTCTCCGGGTCGGCGGACCTCTCGACGCTCCGTCGTGACGGCGACCTAGAGCGCGGCGCGTACGTCCGCATCCTCGCCAAGGAGTACGAACATTTCGCCGAAACCGCCGCCGAGGAAGCCGACTACACCATCGTTATCGGCGACGACTGGACGATCATCCCACTCGAGAACCTGATCGCCCGCATCGGCGAGGAGACCGACCTCGTCGCGGGCGTCACCAGCGCCGAGGAGGCCAAGACGGCCTTCGAAACGCTCGAGATCGGTTCCGACTCCGTCCTGCTCGACTCAGACGACCCCGACGAGATCCGCAAGACCGTCGAGGTCCGCGACGAGGCCGAACGCGAGTCGCTGGATCTCGAATACGCCGAAGTGCTCGATGTCGAGCAGATCGGCAGCGCAGACCGGGTCTGTGTCGATACGGGCAACCTGCTCGAACACGACGAAGGAATGCTCGTCGGCTCGATGGCGCGCGGCCTCGTGTTCGTCCACGCCGAGACAGCCGACTCGCCGTACGTCGCCTCGCGACCGTTCCGGGTCAACGCGGGCGCGGTCCACGCCTACGTCCGTACGCCCGACGGCGGCACGAAGTATCTCTCGGAACTCCAGAGCGGCGACGAGGTGCAGATTGTCGATCTCAACGGCAACACCCGCGAAGCGATTGTCGGCCGCGTCAAAATCGAGAAACGGCCGATGTTCCGGGTCGCCCTAGAGACCGCCGACGGCGACCGCGTCGAGACACTGTTGCAGAACGCAGAGACGATAAAAGTCGCCACGCCCGACGGCCGAAAAGCCGTGACCGCCCTCGAGGCCGGTGACGAAATCAAACTCTACTACGAGGATACCGCGCGTCACTTCGGCGAGGCCGTCGAAGAGAGCATCATCGAGAAGTAA
- a CDS encoding SprT family zinc-dependent metalloprotease: MTGDDTDLTIDDELLARARIHAREVLADHALEIDRDALEWEVTTRARRRAGACRWDVDREVATIVLTRQAYERYDWPAFAGVVRHELVHVWEFQHFGESGHGPRFREQAAILDAPRHCRRFSAPRYVLRCLEGECDWHARRHRASRPVKAPAQYRCGECGGRYEVEHGESGRTWTTASGFGGAKSALGEEW; encoded by the coding sequence GTGACCGGCGACGACACCGATCTCACGATCGACGACGAACTCCTCGCTCGAGCCCGAATTCACGCCCGCGAGGTGCTCGCCGACCACGCCCTCGAGATCGATCGCGACGCGCTCGAGTGGGAAGTCACGACGCGCGCTCGTCGGCGGGCGGGCGCGTGTCGATGGGACGTAGACCGCGAGGTGGCGACGATCGTGCTCACGCGACAGGCCTACGAACGCTACGACTGGCCGGCATTCGCGGGCGTCGTCAGACACGAACTCGTCCACGTCTGGGAGTTCCAGCACTTTGGCGAGTCGGGCCACGGCCCGCGGTTTCGCGAGCAGGCGGCGATACTCGACGCGCCGCGTCACTGCCGACGATTTTCAGCGCCACGGTACGTCCTCCGATGTCTCGAGGGCGAGTGTGACTGGCACGCGAGGCGGCATCGGGCCTCGAGACCGGTGAAAGCGCCGGCACAGTACCGCTGTGGGGAGTGTGGCGGTCGCTACGAGGTCGAACACGGGGAGAGCGGCCGAACGTGGACGACCGCGAGCGGCTTCGGCGGCGCGAAGTCGGCACTCGGTGAGGAGTGGTGA
- a CDS encoding zinc ribbon domain-containing protein: MTWLRALAAAVLSVIMPGAGHALIRDWLRAIVFAGLYFSAMLYFFPIELVADATTMTDAMEVLSAETDTISQFVLSFLVLFATIDATFRAAGFPPTGNRSSDGPSCPQCGKELDDDLEFCHWCTTRLEPVESDADAQARDETPQP; the protein is encoded by the coding sequence ATGACATGGCTCCGTGCGCTCGCTGCCGCTGTTCTCTCGGTTATTATGCCCGGTGCGGGCCACGCCCTGATCCGGGATTGGCTCCGTGCGATAGTGTTTGCTGGACTGTATTTTTCGGCGATGCTGTACTTTTTCCCGATCGAGTTGGTCGCCGATGCCACCACGATGACCGACGCAATGGAAGTCCTCTCCGCGGAGACCGATACGATCTCGCAGTTCGTCCTCTCGTTTCTCGTCCTGTTCGCGACGATCGACGCCACGTTCCGGGCGGCCGGCTTCCCGCCGACGGGCAACCGTTCGAGCGACGGGCCGTCCTGTCCCCAGTGTGGGAAGGAACTCGACGACGACCTCGAGTTCTGTCACTGGTGTACGACCCGCTTAGAGCCGGTCGAGTCGGACGCCGACGCGCAGGCTCGAGACGAAACGCCACAGCCGTGA
- a CDS encoding type I 3-dehydroquinate dehydratase codes for MDFDSFVLAASTADLSEEPAAREHADAIEYRMDLADEPLTALEAYDGDGQLPILATNRAEWEGGEWSGDDDRRLEVLAEATAVDAVEAIDIELEAVLAGDADDLLETARERDVAVVASAHDFEGTPTRGELVSTLTEAHKHADVAKIAVTAESHKDTLAVLAATEQLTAHGDPVATMAMGELGSHTRAVAPVYGSRIGYAPVDPDNATAPGQYDLETLSRLVADLS; via the coding sequence ATGGACTTCGATTCGTTCGTCCTCGCCGCATCGACCGCTGATCTCTCCGAGGAACCGGCCGCTCGCGAACACGCCGACGCGATCGAGTACCGTATGGATCTCGCTGACGAGCCACTGACTGCCCTCGAGGCCTACGACGGGGACGGCCAACTGCCGATCCTCGCGACCAACCGCGCCGAGTGGGAAGGTGGCGAGTGGAGCGGTGACGACGACCGCCGACTCGAGGTTCTCGCCGAGGCAACCGCCGTCGACGCCGTCGAGGCGATCGATATCGAACTCGAGGCGGTTTTGGCTGGTGACGCCGACGACCTCCTCGAGACGGCTCGCGAGCGCGACGTCGCCGTCGTCGCGTCGGCCCACGATTTCGAGGGAACGCCGACTCGCGGCGAGCTGGTCTCGACGCTGACGGAAGCGCACAAGCACGCTGACGTCGCCAAAATCGCTGTTACCGCCGAGTCCCACAAGGACACCCTCGCCGTGCTCGCAGCGACGGAACAGTTGACCGCCCACGGCGACCCCGTCGCGACGATGGCGATGGGCGAACTGGGGAGCCATACGCGTGCAGTAGCGCCGGTGTACGGTTCACGAATCGGCTACGCGCCCGTCGATCCCGACAACGCGACCGCTCCGGGGCAGTACGATCTCGAGACCCTCTCGAGGCTGGTCGCGGACCTCAGTTGA
- a CDS encoding phosphorylase family protein, with protein sequence MDIDEPLPTPREPDPNAPVCPTGLVLTAAFEPPLDERAPWLERYEIVDALAVPGAETPLYLTASGFAITTTGIGKSDAATTVTALLGSSGVDLDSAYVVSSGIAGSSPETTALGSVAIADAVVDCDRKHRWDRQGASDTETVPGTASKSTPIDLLAYRPRDYVHHLESTLVDRAVTAAEGVDLREDDAARDYQTQYPAATDAGPSIERGTTVCGDEFWHGPKYAREVEWLCGEYGVAPYVTTQMEDAATATALKRFGRRERYLSVRAVANYDRPAPGQSVEESFDGNPASLELAIDNAARVGSAVIEALIASDPLEITGSEKQ encoded by the coding sequence ATGGACATCGACGAGCCGCTCCCGACGCCGCGTGAGCCCGATCCGAACGCCCCCGTTTGCCCCACCGGACTGGTCCTCACCGCCGCGTTCGAGCCGCCGCTGGACGAGCGAGCGCCGTGGCTCGAGCGATACGAAATCGTCGACGCGCTCGCGGTTCCAGGGGCGGAGACGCCGCTGTATCTGACTGCCTCGGGATTCGCCATCACGACTACTGGCATCGGCAAAAGCGACGCGGCGACGACGGTCACCGCGTTGCTCGGGAGTTCGGGCGTCGATCTCGACTCGGCGTACGTCGTCTCGAGCGGTATCGCCGGCTCCTCGCCGGAAACGACGGCACTCGGTTCCGTCGCGATCGCGGATGCGGTCGTCGACTGTGATCGAAAACACCGCTGGGATCGACAGGGCGCAAGCGACACCGAAACCGTGCCCGGGACCGCCTCCAAGAGCACGCCGATCGATCTGCTGGCGTATCGACCCCGCGACTACGTGCATCACCTCGAGTCGACTCTCGTCGACCGTGCGGTCACCGCCGCGGAGGGCGTCGATCTCCGCGAGGACGACGCCGCACGCGACTACCAGACCCAGTACCCGGCGGCGACGGACGCCGGACCGTCGATCGAGCGCGGGACAACCGTCTGCGGCGACGAGTTCTGGCACGGCCCCAAGTACGCGCGGGAAGTCGAGTGGCTCTGTGGCGAGTACGGCGTCGCACCGTACGTGACGACGCAGATGGAAGACGCCGCGACGGCGACCGCCCTCAAGCGCTTCGGCCGCCGTGAGCGCTATCTCAGCGTGCGTGCCGTCGCCAACTACGACCGGCCGGCACCCGGCCAATCCGTCGAGGAGAGTTTCGACGGCAACCCGGCGAGTCTCGAACTGGCGATCGACAACGCCGCCCGTGTCGGCTCGGCAGTCATCGAGGCGCTTATCGCGAGCGATCCGCTCGAGATCACTGGCAGCGAGAAGCAGTAA
- a CDS encoding UPF0058 family protein, with amino-acid sequence MRSQEYVQLHALLQEIRATVEENQQTADAFEAYDTQPVRPVHVHLSKAQHRRAIFLLLEGISETLETQASPEVAV; translated from the coding sequence ATGCGATCCCAGGAGTACGTACAGCTCCATGCGCTGCTGCAGGAAATACGTGCGACCGTCGAGGAGAACCAACAGACGGCAGACGCTTTCGAGGCGTACGATACACAGCCGGTTCGGCCGGTACACGTCCATCTCTCGAAAGCCCAACATCGACGGGCGATCTTCCTCCTCCTCGAGGGTATCAGTGAAACGCTCGAGACACAAGCGTCTCCGGAAGTAGCGGTCTGA
- a CDS encoding CAP domain-containing protein, whose product MIVALVASTAGIGAAAPGPNATSMDVDTDDRPIDVSNWLTPSDNGAGSIDDRSSVPERLSFVERLLTNVFSSAFDQPEQTDRPAVPDDDAWTDRGDSSDDSLERDNGDADGNDETATDEVASDDDESDVVDDTDENAPEESDDENAGDESSDSVDDENETDGIEDTDETDGETDGADESDEPSESDSEGETDDTDSSDDTAGSDESEIDDDDSAGDDTTESSASDDGDEADESTVVDGDAEDTDDTVSDDGTTDEDADIAGDGTLDRALVEQYIHEGINEERTARGLEALEFDEVLQEIARGHSEDMAERGYFSHEDPEGNTFADRYAEHGYECRAYTDGGAYYTGGENIAYTYVDQPVRTDSGDVVEHTTERELADGLVEQWMNSDGHRENILADHWNTEGIGIAVTDDDRVYATQNFC is encoded by the coding sequence ATGATCGTCGCCCTCGTCGCGAGTACGGCGGGGATCGGAGCCGCTGCCCCCGGACCGAACGCGACATCGATGGACGTCGACACCGACGATCGACCGATAGATGTGTCGAACTGGCTGACACCGAGCGACAACGGCGCGGGTTCGATCGACGATCGGTCATCGGTACCCGAGCGACTGTCGTTCGTCGAGCGATTGCTCACGAACGTCTTCTCCAGTGCGTTCGATCAGCCGGAGCAGACGGACCGCCCCGCAGTTCCTGACGACGATGCGTGGACGGACCGTGGTGACTCGAGCGACGATTCCCTCGAGCGCGACAATGGTGACGCGGACGGCAATGACGAGACGGCAACCGACGAAGTGGCGAGCGACGACGATGAATCGGATGTCGTCGATGACACAGACGAGAACGCACCTGAGGAATCGGACGACGAGAACGCCGGTGATGAGTCGTCCGACTCAGTCGACGATGAAAACGAAACGGACGGCATCGAGGACACCGACGAGACGGACGGCGAAACCGACGGTGCCGACGAGTCTGACGAGCCGAGCGAGTCCGACTCCGAGGGCGAAACCGACGATACCGACTCGAGTGACGATACCGCCGGCTCGGACGAAAGCGAGATCGACGATGACGATTCCGCTGGCGACGACACCACGGAATCGAGTGCGTCCGACGACGGTGACGAGGCAGACGAGAGCACCGTGGTCGATGGCGATGCCGAAGATACCGACGACACTGTGTCCGACGATGGCACGACTGACGAAGACGCCGACATCGCGGGCGACGGCACGCTCGATCGGGCACTCGTCGAACAATATATACACGAAGGCATCAACGAAGAGCGAACCGCTCGCGGACTCGAGGCGCTCGAGTTCGACGAAGTCCTCCAAGAGATCGCACGCGGGCACAGCGAGGACATGGCCGAGCGCGGGTACTTTAGTCACGAGGACCCGGAGGGCAACACCTTCGCGGACCGCTACGCCGAACACGGCTACGAGTGTCGGGCGTACACGGACGGTGGCGCGTACTACACCGGTGGCGAGAACATCGCCTACACGTACGTCGACCAGCCGGTCCGAACGGACTCGGGCGACGTCGTCGAGCACACGACCGAACGCGAACTGGCCGACGGCCTCGTCGAGCAGTGGATGAACTCCGACGGACACCGCGAGAACATCCTCGCCGACCACTGGAACACCGAGGGGATCGGGATCGCCGTGACCGACGACGACCGGGTGTACGCGACCCAGAACTTCTGCTAG
- a CDS encoding 2-amino-3,7-dideoxy-D-threo-hept-6-ulosonate synthase has product MTTTGIDARLDRIGTDGTYVIVPMDHGITIGACQGLKDIESTIDGVTSGGADAVLTQKGIAPRVHDNKNDKGYIVHLNGSTTIGPDENDKRMTGTVEEAVRVGADAVSFHINVGSDHEPDQIAQLSEVTATAKQFGMPVLAMAYARGPGVDPEDPEALGHAVRLAEELGADIVKTGYSGDAESFQHVVESTRLPVVIAGGSKGTDRETIEMVRGVMDAGGAGVSMGRSIFQHDDPEAIARAVAGVVHDDLSTEEALTEAGLALEA; this is encoded by the coding sequence ATGACTACGACAGGAATCGACGCACGACTCGATCGAATCGGCACAGACGGCACGTACGTAATCGTCCCGATGGACCACGGCATCACGATCGGTGCCTGCCAGGGGCTGAAAGACATCGAATCGACGATCGACGGGGTCACCAGCGGCGGTGCCGACGCAGTCCTCACGCAGAAAGGAATCGCACCCCGCGTCCACGACAACAAAAACGACAAAGGGTACATCGTCCACCTCAACGGCTCGACGACGATCGGCCCCGACGAGAACGACAAGCGAATGACCGGCACGGTCGAGGAGGCCGTTCGCGTCGGCGCTGACGCCGTCTCCTTCCACATCAACGTCGGCTCGGACCACGAGCCCGACCAGATCGCCCAGCTTTCGGAGGTCACGGCGACCGCGAAACAGTTCGGGATGCCCGTCCTCGCGATGGCCTACGCCCGCGGCCCGGGCGTCGACCCCGAAGATCCCGAAGCGCTCGGCCACGCGGTGCGACTCGCCGAGGAACTCGGTGCGGACATCGTCAAAACGGGCTACAGCGGCGACGCCGAGAGCTTCCAGCACGTCGTCGAATCGACTCGCCTCCCGGTCGTCATCGCCGGCGGCTCCAAAGGGACTGACCGCGAGACGATCGAGATGGTCCGCGGCGTGATGGACGCCGGCGGTGCCGGCGTCTCGATGGGTCGGTCGATCTTCCAGCACGACGATCCCGAAGCGATCGCCCGCGCCGTCGCTGGCGTCGTCCACGACGATCTTTCGACCGAGGAAGCGCTTACGGAAGCCGGCCTCGCGCTCGAGGCCTGA